In Bacillus sp. Marseille-Q1617, a genomic segment contains:
- a CDS encoding O-acetylhomoserine aminocarboxypropyltransferase/cysteine synthase family protein, with the protein MTKSFDVETLLLHGGQEPDPTTGSRAVPIYQTTSYVFDNSEHAAKLFGLEEEGNIYSRIMNPTVDVLEKRIALLEGGIGALGVSSGMAAISLSILNIAGAGDEIVAATNLYGGTYNLFSTTLPKYGIKVHFVDPSDPENFRNAITPKTKAVFAETIGNPSLHVLDIEAVAKVAHDNEIPLIIDNTFATPYLCKPIEWGADIVIHSATKWIGGHGTAIGGIVVDGGKFDWNNKKFPGFVDEDRSYNGIRYAVDVGEAAFITKLRVQLLRDFGACLSPQNAFLLLQGLETLHLRIERHTENALKIAEHLDQHSGVAWVSYPGLAQHPSHTLAQKYLKKGAGSIVVFGIKGGRDAGRKVVDNITLWSHVANVGDAKSLIIHPASTTHQQLNEQELRTTGVTEELVRLSVGLESSKDLIEDLDSAIEAALAASPV; encoded by the coding sequence ATGACAAAATCATTCGATGTTGAAACGTTACTACTACACGGCGGACAGGAACCGGATCCAACAACAGGTTCACGTGCAGTCCCGATTTACCAGACCACATCTTACGTTTTTGATAACAGTGAGCACGCTGCGAAGTTATTCGGACTTGAAGAAGAGGGGAATATCTACTCCCGTATCATGAACCCGACAGTTGATGTCCTTGAGAAGCGGATCGCCCTGTTGGAAGGCGGAATCGGTGCACTTGGTGTCTCTTCAGGGATGGCCGCGATATCGCTGTCCATCCTGAATATCGCGGGAGCAGGCGATGAAATCGTCGCAGCGACGAATCTTTATGGAGGCACATACAATCTATTCTCCACGACGCTTCCAAAGTACGGCATCAAAGTTCACTTCGTCGATCCGTCCGATCCGGAGAACTTCCGCAATGCGATCACACCGAAGACGAAGGCTGTTTTTGCCGAAACGATTGGAAATCCGAGTCTTCACGTGCTGGACATTGAAGCGGTCGCGAAAGTCGCTCATGACAATGAAATCCCACTCATCATCGATAATACATTTGCCACTCCATACTTATGCAAACCGATCGAATGGGGCGCGGACATCGTCATCCATTCAGCCACCAAGTGGATCGGCGGTCACGGTACAGCGATCGGGGGAATCGTCGTCGACGGCGGTAAGTTCGACTGGAATAATAAAAAATTCCCGGGCTTTGTCGATGAAGACCGCAGCTATAACGGCATCCGATATGCAGTCGATGTCGGTGAAGCAGCCTTCATCACAAAACTCCGGGTGCAGCTGCTGCGTGACTTCGGTGCCTGCTTGAGTCCGCAAAATGCGTTCCTTCTTTTGCAGGGTCTCGAGACACTTCACCTGCGAATCGAAAGGCATACGGAAAATGCATTGAAAATCGCCGAGCACCTCGATCAGCACAGCGGTGTGGCATGGGTATCGTATCCTGGTCTCGCACAGCATCCGTCCCACACACTGGCGCAGAAATACCTGAAAAAAGGTGCCGGCTCGATTGTCGTATTCGGCATCAAAGGCGGCAGGGACGCCGGACGCAAGGTTGTCGATAACATCACCCTTTGGTCACATGTCGCAAACGTCGGGGATGCGAAATCACTCATCATCCATCCGGCTTCGACAACCCATCAGCAATTGAATGAACAGGAATTGCGCACAACCGGGGTAACCGAAGAATTAGTTCGATTATCAGTCGGTCTGGAGTCCAGTAAAGACCTGATCGAAGACCTTGACAGCGCCATCGAAGCGGCATTGGCAGCTTCCCCGGTTTAA